The Campylobacter ureolyticus ACS-301-V-Sch3b genome has a segment encoding these proteins:
- the murA gene encoding UDP-N-acetylglucosamine 1-carboxyvinyltransferase codes for MEYLEIVGGKKLSGEVVISGAKNAALPLIALSILAKNDLVISNLPNVVDIKTLIKLLENLGAKTEFLDNHSIKINTNSINSTKATYDIVRKMRASILVLGPLLARFGKCEVSLPGGCAIGARPIDLHLLALEKMGAKIEIKDGYVVATAPKDGLKGATITFDKITVTGTENIIMAAALANGTTKLINAAKEPEVVALCQALKNSGVEILGIGSDELTIKGTKKDLLNIKNIEVIPDRIEAGTYLCAAAITNSKITISKCEPNHLGAILSKFEDMGFKFEIKKDKITILPAEKINSTEIITTEYPGFPTDMQAQFMAVCCAANGTSIIDERLFENRFMHVAELLRMGADIKLSTHTATINGKNLSAADVMATDLRASSALVIAGLVAKGTTKVHRIYHLDRGYEGLEKKLSSLGAKITRKKED; via the coding sequence ATGGAGTATTTAGAAATAGTAGGTGGAAAAAAACTTAGTGGTGAAGTTGTAATTTCTGGAGCAAAAAATGCGGCATTACCGCTTATTGCTCTTAGTATCTTGGCAAAAAATGATTTAGTTATTTCAAATTTGCCAAATGTAGTTGATATAAAAACACTTATAAAACTTTTAGAAAACTTAGGTGCAAAAACTGAGTTTTTAGACAACCACAGTATTAAAATAAACACAAACTCCATTAACTCGACAAAAGCCACATACGATATAGTTAGAAAAATGAGAGCTTCTATTTTAGTTTTAGGACCACTTTTAGCAAGATTTGGAAAATGTGAAGTCTCACTTCCAGGAGGATGTGCAATTGGTGCAAGACCGATTGATTTACATCTTTTAGCATTAGAAAAAATGGGTGCAAAAATAGAAATAAAAGATGGATATGTAGTTGCAACTGCCCCAAAAGATGGCTTAAAGGGTGCAACTATTACTTTTGATAAAATTACAGTTACTGGAACTGAAAATATAATAATGGCAGCAGCTCTTGCAAATGGAACTACAAAATTAATAAATGCAGCAAAAGAACCTGAAGTTGTTGCTTTATGCCAAGCTTTAAAAAATAGTGGAGTTGAAATTTTAGGCATTGGAAGCGATGAACTAACTATAAAAGGCACAAAAAAAGATCTTTTAAATATTAAAAATATTGAAGTTATTCCCGATAGAATAGAAGCTGGAACATACCTTTGTGCAGCTGCTATAACAAATTCTAAAATAACTATTTCAAAGTGTGAACCAAATCATCTTGGTGCTATTTTAAGTAAATTTGAAGATATGGGTTTTAAATTTGAAATTAAAAAAGATAAAATCACAATTTTACCGGCTGAAAAAATAAACTCAACTGAAATAATAACAACTGAATATCCTGGTTTTCCAACAGATATGCAAGCTCAATTTATGGCTGTTTGCTGCGCTGCAAATGGAACTAGTATAATAGATGAAAGACTTTTTGAAAACCGCTTTATGCATGTTGCAGAACTTCTTAGAATGGGAGCTGATATAAAACTAAGCACCCACACAGCCACAATTAATGGTAAAAATTTAAGTGCAGCAGATGTTATGGCAACTGACTTAAGAGCAAGTTCAGCACTCGTTATAGCAGGACTTGTAGCAAAAGGCACAACAAAAGTTCATAGAATTTATCATCTTGATAGAGGCTATGAGGGTTTAGAAAAAAAACTATCAAGTCTTGGTGCAAAAATAACACGAAAAAAAGAGGATTAA
- a CDS encoding rhomboid family intramembrane serine protease: MKVTNTLIVLNLIIFILSQYVLSTNLVMSYFGLNYLFFSGFYWQVFTTMFLHASFLHVAMNMAVLYQFGYILERYFGSLKFGFIYIIGGVITSILSLAYTYYMARHGVVVNLVGASGAISVLLGVLAKLDKNMRNGLIMAILVISFVPMLVGIRVGWYAHLFGFGIGYLYAKISLKR; encoded by the coding sequence TTGAAAGTTACTAACACACTAATTGTATTAAATTTAATAATATTTATTTTAAGCCAGTATGTCCTAAGTACAAATTTAGTAATGAGCTATTTTGGACTTAATTATCTATTTTTTAGTGGATTTTATTGGCAAGTATTTACTACTATGTTTTTACACGCTTCATTTTTACATGTTGCTATGAATATGGCAGTGCTTTATCAATTTGGCTATATTTTAGAAAGATATTTTGGAAGTTTAAAATTTGGATTTATTTATATTATTGGTGGAGTTATAACATCTATTTTAAGTCTTGCTTATACATATTACATGGCAAGACATGGTGTTGTTGTAAATTTAGTAGGAGCTAGTGGGGCGATATCTGTTTTACTTGGGGTTTTAGCTAAATTAGATAAAAATATGAGAAATGGTTTAATAATGGCAATTTTAGTTATAAGCTTTGTTCCAATGCTTGTTGGTATAAGAGTTGGTTGGTATGCGCATCTTTTTGGTTTTGGTATTGGGTATTTATATGCTAAAATTTCTTTAAAAAGATAA
- a CDS encoding M20 family metallo-hydrolase: protein MINEKRFKAEFEEISKFGAIKGDRYLENGVLSGGLTRLAFSDEEKEARKYLESLALEAGLKYKTDEVGNIFIRYDDVKEPDLPAVSAGSHIDSVPNGGFYDGALGVMAGLEAIKSIKDSCKKIKRPLELIVFACEESSRFKMATVGSKLIAGKLNLDQLNFLKDKNSISLFDAMRNFGLSPNKYYNAVLEPSTYKSYLELHIEQGPVLENHNISVGIVTGIAAPIRYELKIYGRADHSGATPMNMRSDALLCAAKIICEVNKIALKGKTTVATVGYANAKPGVLNVIPGECVLGIDIRDIDKEMLYKIDGEITKMIDQICKNDKIDYELTNLVKDTPVVLSKTLANILEKNANEFGIKAIKLPSGAGHDAMNMVGVADEVGMIFIPCKDGVSHNMNENVNFKDAILGANVLAKTMLELAM from the coding sequence ATGATAAATGAAAAAAGATTTAAAGCGGAATTTGAAGAAATTTCAAAATTTGGAGCTATTAAAGGAGATAGATATTTGGAAAATGGAGTTTTAAGTGGTGGCTTAACTCGCCTTGCATTTAGCGATGAGGAAAAAGAAGCTAGAAAATATTTAGAAAGCTTAGCTTTAGAAGCAGGACTTAAATACAAAACCGATGAAGTTGGAAATATTTTTATAAGATATGATGATGTAAAAGAGCCTGATTTGCCAGCTGTAAGTGCTGGTTCGCATATTGATAGTGTTCCAAATGGTGGATTTTATGATGGAGCACTTGGTGTTATGGCTGGACTTGAAGCTATAAAAAGTATAAAAGATAGTTGTAAAAAAATAAAAAGACCACTTGAGTTAATAGTTTTTGCCTGCGAAGAATCAAGCAGGTTTAAAATGGCAACTGTTGGAAGTAAACTAATAGCTGGAAAATTAAATCTTGATCAACTTAATTTTTTAAAAGATAAAAATAGCATTTCGCTTTTTGATGCGATGCGAAATTTTGGACTTAGTCCAAATAAATATTATAATGCTGTTTTAGAGCCATCAACATATAAAAGTTATTTAGAGCTTCACATTGAGCAAGGTCCAGTTTTAGAAAATCACAATATTTCAGTAGGAATTGTTACAGGAATAGCCGCTCCAATTCGCTATGAACTTAAAATTTATGGAAGAGCTGATCACAGCGGTGCAACTCCTATGAATATGCGAAGTGATGCACTTTTATGTGCTGCAAAAATAATTTGTGAAGTTAATAAAATCGCATTAAAAGGAAAAACAACAGTTGCTACTGTTGGATATGCAAATGCAAAACCTGGTGTTTTAAATGTAATTCCTGGAGAGTGTGTTTTAGGAATAGATATAAGAGATATAGATAAAGAGATGCTTTACAAAATAGATGGTGAAATTACTAAGATGATAGATCAAATTTGTAAAAATGATAAAATTGATTATGAGCTTACAAATTTAGTAAAAGATACACCTGTTGTGCTTAGTAAAACTCTTGCAAATATACTTGAAAAAAATGCTAATGAGTTTGGCATAAAGGCTATAAAACTTCCAAGCGGGGCAGGGCATGATGCTATGAATATGGTTGGAGTTGCCGATGAGGTTGGGATGATATTTATCCCTTGCAAAGATGGAGTTAGCCATAACATGAATGAGAATGTAAATTTTAAAGATGCTATTTTAGGAGCTAATGTTTTGGCAAAAACTATGCTTGAGCTTGCAATGTAG
- a CDS encoding SixA phosphatase family protein, translating to MKFVYFIRHAKAKKEASSDFLRKLNKRGRENASSLGKFLNELSIMPQAFYTSSAVRALSTANIIAEKMNFKGEFKSFDELYDFEGKNLLKFVENLDDKFETIFIVGHNYAITNICEILSDSAIGSIPTCGIFGIGFDIEKFCDIEEKIGKVLLYDYPKKHLI from the coding sequence ATGAAATTTGTTTATTTTATAAGACACGCAAAAGCAAAAAAAGAAGCAAGTAGTGATTTTTTAAGAAAATTAAATAAAAGAGGCAGGGAAAATGCCTCATCTTTGGGAAAATTTTTAAATGAACTTAGTATAATGCCGCAAGCTTTTTATACAAGTAGTGCAGTTAGGGCGCTAAGTACAGCAAATATTATCGCCGAAAAGATGAATTTTAAAGGCGAGTTTAAGAGTTTTGATGAGCTTTATGATTTTGAGGGAAAAAATCTTTTGAAATTTGTAGAAAATTTAGACGATAAATTTGAAACAATTTTTATAGTAGGGCATAATTATGCAATTACAAATATTTGTGAAATTTTGAGTGATTCTGCTATTGGAAGCATTCCAACGTGTGGAATTTTTGGCATTGGTTTTGATATTGAAAAATTTTGTGATATAGAAGAAAAAATAGGCAAAGTTTTACTTTATGATTATCCAAAAAAACATCTTATTTAA
- the rbr gene encoding rubrerythrin codes for MKSIKGTKTAVNLMKSFIGETQAAIRYEYYGAQAKKDGYVQIQNIFLETARNEKAHAKRLYKFLIQDLHGKKIEISNDFPIVLADTLANLKAAAEGEHEEHSHMYPEFARIAKEEGFDEIASVFEHIAIAEKAHDTRYKKLISNIESGKVFKKDGVCIWKCNNCGYLHEGKEAPEVCPACDHPQAHFEVFKETY; via the coding sequence ATGAAAAGTATAAAAGGAACAAAAACTGCTGTAAATTTGATGAAATCATTTATCGGCGAGACACAAGCTGCGATAAGATATGAATATTATGGCGCTCAAGCAAAAAAAGATGGTTATGTTCAAATTCAAAATATATTTTTAGAAACAGCAAGAAATGAAAAAGCTCACGCAAAAAGGCTTTATAAATTTCTAATACAAGATTTGCATGGCAAAAAAATAGAAATTTCAAATGATTTTCCTATTGTATTAGCAGATACTTTAGCGAATTTAAAAGCTGCTGCTGAGGGTGAGCATGAAGAGCACTCACACATGTATCCAGAATTTGCAAGAATAGCAAAAGAAGAAGGTTTTGATGAGATTGCAAGTGTGTTTGAGCATATTGCAATAGCTGAAAAAGCTCACGATACAAGATATAAAAAACTTATATCTAATATTGAAAGTGGTAAGGTGTTCAAAAAAGATGGAGTTTGCATTTGGAAATGCAACAACTGCGGATATTTACACGAAGGAAAAGAAGCTCCTGAAGTTTGTCCAGCCTGTGATCATCCACAAGCACATTTTGAAGTTTTTAAAGAAACATATTAA